The Procambarus clarkii isolate CNS0578487 unplaced genomic scaffold, FALCON_Pclarkii_2.0 HiC_scaffold_125, whole genome shotgun sequence sequence ataactatccgagtgccggcggtggggtggttcatatagcctcggctatcacctcattatgtccggtcgtgatggtcaagtggattaaggcgtcttgtacataccagttgcgttgcttctgggagtatgggttcgagtcacttctggggtgtgagttttcagttgcatatgtcctggggaccattcaggcttgttcgcatttgtgttcctcacgtgttgccccaaagaatgaggtgatttggtaaaatgctatgcccaagataactatccgagtgccggcggtggggtggttcatatagcctcggctatcacctcattatgtccggtcgtgatggtcaagtggattaaggcgtcttgtacataccagttgcgttgcttctgggagtatgggttcgagtcacttctggggtgtgagttttcagttgcatatgtcctggggaccattcaggcttgttcgcattagtgttcctcacgtgttgccccaaagaatgaggtgatttggtaaaatgctatgcccaagataactatccgagtgccggcggtggggtggttcatatagcctcggctatcacctcattatgtccggtcgtgatggtcaagtggattaaggcgtcttgtacataccagttgcgttgcttctgggagtatgggttcgagtcacttctggggtgtgagttttcagttatatatatatataattatatatatgtcgtacctagtagccagaactcacttctcagcctactatgcaaggcccgatttgcctaataagccaagtttttcatgaattaattgtttttcgacaacctaacctacctaacctaacctaacctaactttttcggctacctaacctaacctaacctataaagataggttaggttaggttaggtagggttggttaggttcggtcatatatctactttaattttatctccaataaaaaacaattgacctaatacataatgaaatgggtagctttatcatttcataagaaaataaatagagaaaatatattaattcaggaaaacttggcttattaggcaaatcgggccttgaatagtaggctgagaagtgagttctggctactaggtacgacatatatatatatatatacatatatatatatatatatatatatataatatatatatatatatatatataatataactgaaaactcacaccccagaagtgactcgaacccatactcccagaagcaacgcaactggtatgtacaagacgccttaatccacttgaccatcacgaccggactaatgaggtgatagccgaggctatttgaaccaccccaccgccggcactcggatagtaatcttgggcatagcattttaccaaatcacctcattctttggggcacacgtgaggaacacaaatgcgaacaagcctgaatggtccccaggacaatatgcaactgaaaactcacaccccagaagtgactcgaacccatactcccagaagtaacgcaactggtatgtacaagacgccttaatccacttgaccatcacgaccggactaatgaggtgatagccgaggctatttgaaccaccccaccgccggcactcggatagtaatcttgggcatagcattttaccaaatcacctcattctttggggcacacgtgaggaacacaaatgcgaacaagcctgaatggtccccaggacaatatgcaactgaaaactcacaccccagaagtgactcgaacccatactcccagaagcaatgcaactggtatgtacaagacgccttaatccacttgaccatcacgaccggactaatgaggtgatagcctcggctatcacctcattattatcattatcattattcaTTATTTCTATCTAATCATTATCTATCTATCAAGGCtatcattattttgtgacattgcattggaattgagctgagttgtttaccataccgttcattttgtaaatataagtatagatgccacacctgtaacaggtaaaaaccttcttcttattaagaaacagcgccatctgttgcacgtaagagcatcaTATTCTATACAAAATATATTACGATTCCAtaacaatgtttctgattgcattgataaattgaattttcctcgatttcgatttattatccattttgatttaattattttgtgtgatgctgcgttggaattgagctgtgttgtttaccatacctttcattttgtgagtatagtttattttttttatttttcattgttttcatttcgtttttttaactgtttttcttatatttcagtgctgGGAACGTtaaatcatttgatgttcccaattttctgatggaaacatcagatcatttgatgttcccagtttttttatgggaacatcaggtcatttgatgtttccagtttttttatgggaacatcaggtcatttgcgaatgcatcggacgagggagtggggaatggtggggaggacgaggggacattggagtgggggatgttggggaAGACGATGATGGGAGAGAGAGGAAtgttagggaggacgaggggacaggggagtgagagatggtggggagtactCTCccaaccatctctctctctctctctctctctctctctctctctctctctctctctctcactttgctTTACCAAATGATTGGGAAATAATTTGTTGACATTATCGATGTTAGGATGAAGCTAAACACTTGTGTTTTACAACCACTGATCATTTATACCTATTTTGGACACCACCGATGACTATTAATAAAATGAGAAACACCAATAATTAAGTTTTTACAGTCTTCAATAAATGTTTCTAACTTAAGCCTTGTTTGTTTGTCCCGATCATCAACCTCTGGACAGTTATTGAGACAACTAGAAGTGTTACTAACCAGCCAATATGTATACCTTTGTCCTGAACATTATAGTATACTCTGAGCGTATATACAATTAGAAACGTGGTATACCTCTTGGTATATATCTCCCTGTGTTAACAGTGTTTACAAGTTAAGGCACTATGATTGTTCATCAGGAAGGTTCATTAGGCCAAAACAAATTCACATCTAATTGTGTGCCTTAAATTCCTAACTTCTGGTTTTGGATGTCATAAATAACAGGAAATTTCATGAAATATTGAATACaaagaaataaagaaaagaaATCAATTGATTTTGAATGAATGTATTAACCAAGAAGCGAGCGAAACACATGTAACTGAAGAACACTGTTCTCAGCTCTGGTGTCACATCAGCACCAAATTCCTCTCACACTGACGTCCGCCACATCTGCTGTTAGTTTATGTGTTGAGTCTTTAATGTGCGCTTCTTTTCCTACAGTGATTTACAATAATACTTTTTTGGAAGTAATCGGAGTGTTGTTGCTTTTTCTTTAGAAGCAGGAGGTAATTTTTTTCTTTGTATTTGTTTTTTGAAATTTGCAGCACTGATTGTTTTCTTTGTATAAGTTTTTTTGAAATTTGCAACATTGATATTCTTCAAAAGGGTAGAATGTATTTTATGGCTTTCTGTAGACGCCTAAGAAGAGAATGTTGTTTGTATGGTTGTCACGGATGAGGAAGATGAAGGGTCGGTCACAGGTGAACTCTCGGGGAACGGGAGGAAGACCGAAGGATAGGCTAATAGCTCCGATCAGAGCTGTTGCGGCGGCGGCCTCGGCGCCCTCCTCGTTCACCTCCACCACCGCCTTATGGATGGTCTTGCCCACCTTTACTCTCCTTGAAGGATCATACACCGAGAGATCAGCACCGTCAGTGAACAGGTCAGTACTCCCCAGACGCTCAATAGCCTGTAAGGACAATGATAGGGTCATTAACATCATTGGAACTTTTCCGTTTCTTTGGACTCTAAAACGTTTTGGCCAACCGATGTGATATTTCCAAGATTTTCTACACGAAACTACTCAAGAGTTAAATTACTGGTTGAAAAAAgagtagtaaataaataaatagttatttCAGACAAAGCAGAGAATTAGCATAATTGAAGTTATAAGAGGTGGATGCCAGGACTGATGTATTTATACAACAGGATTGCCAGGACTGTAGAAAATACAACAGTGGTGGCACGCACCACTGACCAGGGAAGACTGTAAATACTGGAGCTATACTCATAAAAAAGACCCACCCTAAATTTACAGAGTAACAACTTCGATACTTTATCTACGCTAAAATCCAGACCTCACCACAACACAAGATATCTGCATTTCTACCTCGCTTGATTGACATCTACTCTCCAGTGTTTGATTGGTATCCTTCCCCATTGTGTCCCTATTTCAACACCTATGTGTGATTGCTTCACCTTAACCACCTCATACAACTTCACCTCTTTCACATGTGTCTTTAGGATAAATTTTCACCTTGTATTTCTTACCTGAAAATGTTCCAGAATGGAACGAACCGGTGTATAAAATATACATTCATTAATGATCAGTTTCTTTACCATGAATTTCGGTAAATTGACTGTTTTTCATAATTCCGAGAGAAATAAAATAGTTAGGAGAATAGAAAACTTATGAGATCAACAACGCTAGCAATGCCACCATATTTAACCAAATATGCTTAAATGAACGGCTGCTgccccaaatacacacacacacacacacacgcacacacacacacacacacacacacacacaccctcgtagcctggtggatagcgcgcaggattcgtaattctgtggcgcgggttcgattcccgcacgaggcagaaacaaatgggcaaagtttctttcaccctgaatgcccctgttacctagcagtaaataggtacctgggagttagtcagctgtcacgggctgcttcctggggtgtgtgtgtgtggtgtgggaaaaaaaaaaaaaaaaaaagtagttagtaaacagttgattgacagttgagaggcgggccgaaagagcaaagctcaacccccgtaaaaacacaactagtaaacacacacacacacatatatatatatatatatatatatatatatatatatatatatatatatatatatatatatatatatatatatatatatatatatatatatatatatatatatgtcgtacctagtagccagaacacacttctcagcctactatgcaaggccccgatttgcctaataagccaagttttcatgaattaattgtttttcgactacctaacctacctaacctaacctaacctaactttttcggctacctaacttaacctaacctataaagataggttaggttaggttaggtagggttggttaggttcggtcatatatctacgttaattttaactccaatagaaaaaattgacctcatacataatgaaatgggtagctttatcatttcataagtaaaaaatagagaaaatatattaaattcaggaaaacttggcctattaggcaaatcgggccttgcatagtaggccgagaagtgcgttctggctactaggtacgacatatatatatatatatatatatatatatata is a genomic window containing:
- the LOC138360870 gene encoding serpin B4-like; protein product: MRVELQNDASAKIFSQQFLEFGNGNVPVDLTSGRISLPHHFFNLVKSKEEFVEKVFPNIQTNYMNHDWLNERPLLTAKNKDVYEWAIERLGSTDLFTDGADLSVYDPSRRVKVGKTIHKAVVEVNEEGAEAAAATALIGAISLSFGLPPVPREFTCDRPFIFLIRDNHTNNILFLGVYRKP